The proteins below are encoded in one region of Apium graveolens cultivar Ventura chromosome 4, ASM990537v1, whole genome shotgun sequence:
- the LOC141717116 gene encoding transcription factor MYB36-like, whose translation MGRAPCCDKANVKKGPWSPEEDATLKSYIEENGTGGNWIALPQKIGLKRCGKSCRLRWLNYLRPNIKHGEFSEEEDNIICSLYISIGSRWSIIAAQLPGRTDNDIKNYWNTRLKKKLLGKQRKEVQARRDHAIQKQQQEMMKKKVMGNQETSVMLAVDCNNVSQNPYWPDLAVLPPIPYSNQEPRFNDHTSFRKLLINLGGKFSDNDHVDHSTLNPDLISNSQFCLDGTISSLQPVPLVVKSSDDLDALNGNISQSPHNNHCNMDNQAEGSTFPGEFMEEMLYNIPQRHNGLEFLYGDTRFSSTNGELINMEWGEMNSLAYLPPIDSSCESALQPTTNVQKVGFEGLRYMGPEAQRQ comes from the exons ATGGGAAGAGCTCCTTGCTGTGATAAAGCAAACGTCAAGAAAGGGCCATGGTCACCCGAAGAAGACGCCACTCTTAAATCTTATATCGAAGAAAATGGCACAGGTGGTAACTGGATAGCTTTGCCTCAAAAAATTG GGCTTAAGAGATGTGGCAAGAGCTGTCGCCTTAGATGGCTAAACTATCTTCGTCCAAATATCAAACATGGAGAATTCTCAGAAGAAGAAGATAACATAATTTGCAGCCTCTATATCAGTATTGGGAGCAG GTGGTCAATCATTGCAGCACAATTACCTGGAAGAACCGATAATGATATAAAGAACTACTGGAACACAAGGCTAAAGAAGAAGCTGCTAGGTAAGCAGAGAAAGGAAGTACAAGCACGTAGAGATCACGCGATTCAGAAGCAGCAGCAGGAGAtgatgaagaagaaagtgatGGGAAATCAAGAAACTTCAGTTATGCTTGCTGTCGATTGCAACAACGTCAGCCAAAACCCTTACTGGCCAGACCTAGCCGTGTTGCCTCCAATTCCATACTCAAACCAAGAGCCGCGATTTAACGATCACACTTCTTTCCGAAAATTACTTATAAATCTTGGTGGCAAATTTTCTGATAATGATCATGTTGATCATAGTACCCTAAATCCCGATTTAATTTCCAACTCTCAATTTTGCTTAGATGGTACTATTTCATCTCTTCAGCCAGTACCTCTCGTCGTCAAGAGCTCTGATGACTTGGATGCCTTAAACGGTAACATTTCTCAATCACCACATAATAACCACTGCAATATGGATAATCAAGCTGAAGGCAGCACATTTCCAGGTGAATTTATGGAGGAAATGTTGTACAATATTCCTCAAAGACACAACGGATTAGAGTTTTTGTACGGGGACACAAGATTCAGTAGTACTAATGGGGAATTAATTAACATGGAATGGGGTGAGATGAACTCTCTAGCGTACCTACCTCCTATTGATTCCAGCTGTGAATCAGCTCTTCAGCCTACAACCAATGTGCAAAAAGTCGGTTTTGAGGGGTTGAGGTACATGGGACCCGAAGCGCAACGACAGTAA